TTCTCCCGCTTCGTGCGCCGATGCATGCGATGGATGTTTGCGGGCATGCCGCCGCGCGAAGAAGCCGCGCATCGACTCCATGTACAGATAGAACACCGGCGTCACGTACAGCGTCAATAGCTGTGAAAACACCAGCCCGCCCACCACCGCCAGGCCCAGCGGCTGGCGCGATTCCGCGCCCGCCCCGATGCCCATCGCGATCGGCAGCGTGCCCATCAGCGCCGCGAACGTCGTCATCATGATCGGACGGAAACGGATCACGCACGCATCGTAAATCGCCTTGCGCGGGTCCGTCTCGCCGTGACGCGCCGCGTCGATGGCGAAGTCGACCATCATGATCGAGTTCTTCTTCACCAGCCCCACGAGCATGATCACGCCCACGAACGCGTACAGGTTCAGGTCCAGCCCGAAATACATCAGCGTCACCAGCGCCCCGAAGCCCGCGAACGGCAGACCCGTCAGGATCGTCAACGGATGAATGAAGCTCTCGTAGAGAATGCCCAGCACGATGTAGATCACCACGATCGTCAGAATCAGCAGCGTGCCCAAGCCCTTGAGCGACGACTGGAACACCTCGGCGGCGCCCTGGAAGCTCGTCGTGATCGTCGGCGGCAGCACGGCCGGGATGATTCGATTGATCGCCTCCACCGCATCGCCCAGGGCGTAGCCCGGCTTGAGGTTGAACGACACCGTCACGCTCGGGAGCTGACCCGTGTGCGTGATCTGAAGCGGGCCGACGCTCCGCGTCACCTTCGCCAGCGCATCGAGCGGCACGAGCTTTCCGTCGGCATTGCGCACATACAGAAGCTGAATCGCGTCGGGCGTGGCCTGAAACTCGGGGCTCAGTTCGAGAATCACCTTGTACTGATCATCGTCGCCGAAGATCGTCGACACCTGCTGCGTGCCGTAGGCGAAGGCGAGCGACTTTTCGATCTGTTGCGCGCTGACGCCGAGACTGCGCGCCTTGTCGCGATTGATCGCGACCTCAAGCTGCGGATTGCGGATGAGCATGTCCGTCGTCGGATCGATCACAGACGGTATGCCCTCCAGCGCCTCGACCATCTTCGGCGCATTCTTGTACAGGTCATCGAGATTCGCCGACTGGAGCACGAGTTGGTACTGGCTCTTGGTGAGGTTGCCGCCGATGCGGATGGGCGGCAGGTTCTGCATGTAGACGTTGATGCCGGGGATTTTGGCGAACTTGGGGCGGAGCCGGGCGATCATCTGGTCGACCGACTCGCTCCGCTCGCTGCGCGGCTTGAGCGTCACGAAATAGAACCCGCCGTTGGAAGCGCCGAAGTTCCCGCGCGCGCCCACGTTGGTCAGAATCGCCCTCACCGCCGGCTCGGCCGTCCATATCTTCTCGGCCTCGAGCTGGTGCTCGACGAGCGCATCAAATCCGATGCCCTCGGCGGCCTCGGTGATGGCGAAAATGCGGCCGGTGTCTTCAGAGGGCAAAAACCCCTTGGGAATCACGATAAAAAGATGAACCGTCCACACCAGAATGATCGCCGACACCAGCATCGTCGTCAGCCGCCACCGCAGTACGACGCGCAGCGTCCATGCATAGACGGCAAGCATGGCGTCAAAGAACTTCTCCGAGATGCGGAACAGAAAATTGTGCCGCTCGGGCGGGGGTTTGAGGAAGCGGCTGCAGAGCATCGGCGTGAGCGTCAGCGAGACGAAGCCGGAGATCAGAATGGCGCACCCGATGGTGATGGCGAATTCGTTGAGCAGGCGGCCGATGATGCCGGACATGAACATGACGGGCAGGAACACGGCGGCGAGCGAGAGGGTCATCGACACGATGGTGAACGCCACTTCGCGCGAACCCTTGAGCGACGCCTCCCAGAGCGTCTCGCCGTTCTCCATATGTCGGACGATGTTTTCGAGCATGACGATGGCGTCGTCGACGACGAAGCCGATGCACAGCGTCAGGGCCATGAGCGAGAGATTGTCGAGACTGAAGCCCAATGCGTACATCAGCGCGAAGGTGCCGACGAGCGACATGGGAATCGCCAGCGCGGGGATCAGCGTCGCGCGGACGTTGCGCAGGAACAGGAAGATCACAAGCACGACGAGCGCCAGCGTCAGGACCAGCGTGAACTTCACGTCGGCGACCGAGTCGCGGATCGCCTCGGAGCGATCGAAGATCACATCGAGCTTCACGGAGGCCGGGAGCTGCTCGCGGAAGATCGGCAGAAGCGCGCGGACCTTGTCGGTGACTTCGACGGTGTTGGTGCCGGGCTGGCGCTGAATGGCGAGGGTGATGGAGCGCTCGCCGTTGAACCATGCGGCGGTCTTGTCGTTTTCGACGCTGTCGATGACCTTGCCCACATCGTCGAGCCGGACGGGATGCCCGTTGCGGTAGGCGATGATGAGCGGCCCGTAGGCGGCGGCGTCCTTGAGCTGCCCGTTGGCCTGCACGGTGTAGGCGGTGTTGCGGCCGTAGAGCACGCCGGTCGGGAGGTTGACGTTGCCGGCGTCGATGGCGCCGGCGATTTCATCGATACCGATACCGCGCGAGGCGAGTTGACGCGGATCGACCTGCACGCGGACGGCGTATTTCTGCGGGCCGTAGAGCAGCACCTGCGCCACGCCGGTGATGGTCGAGATGCGCTGGGACATCATGATCTGCGCGTAGTTGTTGAGCGTGTAGAGCGGCAGCGTCTTGCTGGTCAGGGCCAGGTAGAGAATCGGCTGATCGGCGGGGTTGACCTTCTTGTAGGAAGGCGGACTGGGCATGTTGGAAGGGAGGCGCGGCGTGGCGCGCGCGATGGCCGCGGCGACGTCCTGCGAGGCGGCGTCGATGTTGCGCCCGAGGTTGAACTGAAGCGTAATCGAGGCGCGGCCGAGGTTGCTGGTGGAGCTCATCGAGTCGAGCCCGGCGATCGTCGAGAACTCGCGCTCCAGCGGCGTGCTGACGGACGAAGCCATCGTCTCAGGACTCGCCCCCGGCAGCTCGGCGTCGACCTGCAGCGTCGGGAAGTCGACGTTGGGCAGGTCGCTGACGGGCAGAAGCTGGTAGGCCATCGCGCCGAAGAACAGAATTGCCGACATGACCAGCGTGGTCATGACCGGTCGACGGATGAACGGTTCAGCCAGGTTCATGGCGCCGCCTTTCCGCTGTCCGCGTCGGCGGGCTTCTTCGCGTCGGTGATGATCTGGATGCCCATGCCCGGCGCCAGGCGAAGCTGACCGTCCGTGACGATCGTCTGCCCCGGTTCGACGCCGGTGAGGATCACCGTGCTGCCGGCGTGCTGACGGCCGATCGTCACGGGGACGCTCTCTACCGTGTTGTCTGGCTGGACAATGTAAACGTACGTGCCGTTCTGCCCGGTCTGAATCGCGGTGTCGGGGACGAGGACGGCGCCAGTGTCGGTGCCGATGTGAATCGATGCCTGCACATACAGACCGGGCCAGAGCCGCAGCGACGGATTGTCGAAGACGGCGCGGAGCGTGATCGTGCCGGCGTCTTCGTTGACGGTGTTGTTGATGAAGGCGAGGCGGCCGACTTCGGGCTTATCCTCCTCGCCGGCGATCGTCACGTCGACCGGCACGTTGCCGCTGTCCATCGCCGCGCGGATCGCCGGCAGGCGGTCCTGCGGGACGGCCATCTCAACATAGATCGGCTGGACCTGTCGCAGTACGATCAGTTCCGTGTCATTTTCCTTGACGACGTTGCCCGCATCGGTAAGCGTCGGGCCGACGTAACCATCAATCGGCGACTTGATCGTGCAGTGCTCGATCTTGAGCTGCGCATCGTGAATCATCGCCTCATCGGCGGCGACCTGCGCGTCGGCGGCCTTCGCCGTCGCCACCGCCTGCTCGAGCTCCCATTCGCTGGCGGCATTTTTCGTGACAAGCTGCTTGTCGCGATCCGCCTCGGCGCGGGCCTTGGACGCCAGCGCCTTGTCGCGCTCCATGTCCGCCTGTGCCTGCGCGAGCGCGGCCTCGAACGGGCGGGCGTCGAGCGTGTAGAGGACCTGCCCGACCGTGACGTGATCGCCGGGCTTCATGTGCTTTTTCAGCGCCATGGCCGAGACCTGCGGCTTGACGGTGATGATGCTGAACGCCTTGACCCATGCGATGGCGTCCACCGACACGGGCACATCGGCCTTGACCGACTGCGCGACGCGGACGGGCATCTTCGGCGGGGCCTTGGGCGCGGGCGGCGCGGCGCCTTGCGCCTGGGCCGGTTCCTTGCTGCATCCGCCGATCGACAGCGCCATCCCGATCAACAGCGCCGTCACCGCCGCGGCGCGACCACGTATTGCCTGCACGATCACGTTCATGATGACTCCACCGGCGCGGCCGAACGACGATGTTTGCTCCGACGCGCCTTTGCCGGGTTACATGCCTATGATAAAAACTGACCGGTCAGTCAGTTTAGACCGCGCATCATAGGCCGCGCCGGCCGCAGGGGCAAGCCGACGACACGGACGATCGACCCTCATCGAAGGAAACACCATTGCGGACACTGGATCGGGCCAAGCAGACGCGCATCATCGCCGCCGCGACACAGCTTTTCGCCACAAGGCGTTTCGACCAGGTGCGGCTCGAAGACGTGGCGGCGATGGCCAGCGTCGGCAAGGGCACCGTCTACCTGCACTACAAGGACAAGGAGCACCTGTATCTGTCGCTCCTGTACGAGGGCTTTTCCGAGATGGTCGACCGGCTCCGCAAGCGGGACATCCCGCATGACGGGACGGCGGCGGAACAACTGCACATCGTCATCGACGAGCTGGTGCGGTTCTCGTTCGCCCAGCCGGGGTTTTACGAGTTGACGCGCCGCGTGGGCGTGCCGACGGGCGAGCCCAAATGGCAGCGCAAGCGGCGGGAACTTTTTGAATTGATCGAGCAGGTCATCCGCTGCGGCATCAAGCGCGGCGAGATGCACGATGACAAGCCGCATCTGACGGCCCGCTATCTGCCGTCGATGATCCGCGGCGCGCTCTTGTTCGCACCGGCGAAGCTGACGGCTAGGGCGCTGACGCGGCACATCCTGAGCATGACGCTGCACGGGCTGTGTGTCGGCGCCGCGACGCCAACGAAAAAGCCGCGGCGCCCGAAGCGCCGCGGCTCCTGAACCGATCCGGACGGAAGTCCGTCCGGTGTGCGGTTACTCCTTGGTGACGGCGACGTCGGACGCCACACCGTCGGTGTGCGTGACTTTGGCCGCGGCGCCGGCGACGAGCACGTCGTCCTTGCCGGCGGCTTCGCCGTTGATGGTGTACTTGGTGTCGTCGTTGACGGTGACGGTGACCTTGTCATCGCCGACTTGGAGGACGAAGGTGTGATTGTCGGAGTCGACGCTGACGATCTTGCCCGAGACCGTCTCCGCCGCCATGACCTTCGACACCGGGGCCGCCACGAACAGAGCCGCCAGAACGAACAACACCAACGCCGCCGACATTGCGCTGCGAGACATGATAGATGCCTCCTTATGATGAGCGCCCGTGGAACGGACGCACCGCCAACATGGCGATGACGCCGATTCCGATTCAGTTGTTTGAGGGAACAAGTGCCAGAAGTGCGGGCGACGCGGTCAACGAATCCCGACAGTCGAAAGACGATCGACTCTGAATTGACCCGTCGCGGGGGGAACGCATGGTCCCGTTGCGTAATGCGTCGCTGCTCCATCGCGCGGCCTTCCCATCCCGGGGCACCCGCACGATGCGAGGATTCTACAATCGCCCCCCCTGGAGTCAAGTCCGATTTTCCCGCACCCCGCAGTGCCGCGCCGATGCGGTAAACTGATACGCATGCGTGAATTGATGTTTATCGAAAGCGTTCTTACAAAGGCCGCGGCCTATGTGCGCGAACAGTACGGCCGCCGCGGCGCTCTTTCCATCAAGACCAAGACGTCGGATGTCGACCTGGTGACCGAAGCGGATGTGCGGACGCAACAGATGCTCATCGACGCCATCGAAGCGGCGTTCCCCGGCGACGCGATCGTCGGTGAGGAGAACGGGCGCGATGTCCTGCCGACGGATCGGGGGCGGCGATGCTGGGTGATGGACCCGATCGACGGAACACACAACTTCACGCGCAGTCTCGTTCCGAGTTTCGGCGTGGCGCTGGCGTTCATCGAAGGCGGCGCGGTGCAGGCCGGGGGCGTGGCGATGGCGGGACTCGACACGTTGTTCCTCGCCCGGCGCGGCGGCGGCGCGACGCGCGACGGCAAGCCGATTCACGTGTCGACCATCGACGCCATCGAACGCGCGAAGATCGAAGTGGACTTCTCGCGCCCGGTGATTCGCGAGCGCGTGCTGGGGACGATCGGGCGGATTCTCGAAGACGCCGGCCAAGTCCGCTCGCACGGCTCGGCGGTGACGGCGTTGTGTGCGGTCGCCGGCGGGGATGCGGAAGCGTATGTGCAGCCGCGTTTACAAATCTGGGACTACGCCGCCCCGTCGATCATCATCACCGAAGCCGGCGGCGTGATCACGCACCTGGACGGCTCGCCGATGGACCCCTTCGACAACCGCGGCGACATTCTCGCCTCCAATGGCGCGATTCATTCGACCATTCTGCGGCTATTGGAAAAGTAGATGTCAGCGGTCAGCCGAAATGGTACTGCTGATGCCTGACACCTGACAGCTTCATCACAATCGATCTTCGCTTGCGTCCCCCGCTTCGGCGCCGCCTTCGGTGGATTCGACTTCGTAGGTCGAATCCTCATCGTCCGGGCCTTCGGCAGCTTCGGTCTCGACTTCCTCGGCTTCGTCGAGCGCGGCGGCGTGCTGCGGGTCCATGGTCACGGCGGTCTGCTCGAGCAGGCGGTTGATCCGTTTGCGGACAAAAAACAACAGCGGGACGTTGTGAATCCGGCGCAGTTCGCTTCGGCCGGTCGCGCTGTAGACGATCAGCGTGCCCGCCCCGCAAAGCAATAGCTCCAGCAGGTCGGGATACGTCGTGCGAACGCGCTTGGCGCCCCGGGCCAGCGAGTCGTCCGCCCGGCCCCATGAATACTGCTCGAACTCGTTGTGCGTGATGCGCCATTTGTGCTGCATCCGCGACCAGAAGATCATCACCGAATACGGCAGCGCCAGCATGATGCTCATCGATAGCCCCATGCCCCGGTCGTACTTGATGTTCATGTCGGCGAACCAGTTGTAGATCTCGCCGAAGAACATCTTGAAACCATGTCGCTCCGACAGCGCCCGGCCGATGAAAAAGAACAGGAGGAGAATCACCGCCCAGAAGACGCCGTGATTGCGCTCCACGTCGACGCCGATCGTCAGAATGACGAGCCAGACGGCGAACATGTAAAGCCAGGCGAGCACTTCCAGGGCCCCGTCGCCGTTGGCGGCGAGCGTGATGAGCCAGAACAGCGGGCCGATGGCGATGAGCGGCCAGATGTACAGCAGTTTGGGATAGGCGTAGAAGACCACGGCGTTCGGAGCGGGCGGGGTCGGCTTATGCGTTTTGGCGGATTTGGAAAAGACCATGTGCGTCGCTCCGGGCGTTAATCGAGCGGTCCATGCACATGTTTACGTCGGCGTGACTCCAGTTTCAAGCCCGCCGGACAGACCTTTGCAGAAATCGCACGCTCCGAACCGAAAATAACTTCGGGGAGTGGTGCGTTGTACCGCCGGTATCGTATGATAGATCGGTCGGAGCCAGCCGGTCTTCCCGTCTATCTAAGAAGTCAGACGCGCCGATGTTGCGCGATCCCGCTGGGGATGATCAACGATGTCCAAACGTGACCCTGAAAAATCAAAGCGCGACCCTGAAAAGCTGACGCATCAACTGCATGAGAACATGCAGTACCTGTATCGCACTTATCGCCAGCTTCGCAACCGCACCGTGCGGCTCGAAGAGGCCAAAGCGGCGATGGAAAACACCCGCCGCCGCCTCCTTCAGGAGCAGCAGCGTCTCGAAACCGACTGGGCTGCCCTTCAGCAGCAGCAGCAGATGCTCGCCAAGACCGTCGCGCAGCTCGACACGCGGCAGAGCGAACTGGCGGCGACTGGTGCGCAGATCGAAGAGCGTCAGAAGGAACTGGACGCCCGGGCGGCGGACATCGAGCCGGCCCGCGCCAAGGCGGCGGCGCTTCAGGCGGAGCTCGACGAGCAGAAGAAGGCGCTGGCCGAGCAGACGCACGCGCTCAACGAGCAGCGGGAAACGCTTGCGGAGCAGCAGCGGGATTTTGCCACGCGTCACGCCGACCTGACGGCGCGCGACGCGGAGCTTGCCGCCGAACGCGATCGGCTCGCCAGCGAGCAGGGCCAGGTCACGCAGACCCGCGCGGAGCTTGATGCCCTTCGCGGCGAGATCGACACGGATCGCAAATCGCTGGCGGAGCTCGAAGCGGCGCTGGCCAAGCAGCGTGAAGAAATTGCACAGTCGCAGCGCGCCGCCGCCGAGCGTGCCAGGGAGCAGGAATCGGTCATCGTTCAGCAGCGCGAAGCGCTCGAAGCCGACCGGAAGGCGTTCGACGCCCAGAGCGTCAAGCTCAAGGCCCTGATGGCGCAGCTCGATGAAGAGCGGGCGGAGATGAACACGTTGCGTGCGGAGATGGCGGAGCGTCAGGGCGCGCTGGCCAAGCGTGAAGAGCATCTTGACGAACTCATCGCCAAGCAGAAGGATCAGGCCCAGCAGCTTGATCAGCTTCATCACATGCTGGAGATGACCGTCGACGAACTCGAAGACGCCAAGCAGCAGCTTCAGGACACGCCGCGACCCGAGGAAGACGAGGCGGACAAGACGCGGGCGCCCAAGCCGGCGGCGCCGCAGACATGGCTGGTCATGTACATGGCCAACGGGGAAAGTCGGCGGATTCCGGTGAACAAGCCCGTGATGAGTTTCGGGCGCGAGGACATCTGCGATGTGCGGATCGTGCTGCCGACCGTGTCGCGCGAGCACTGCCGCATCGAGCAGCATGACGACGGCCTGTGGCTCCTCGATACGCAGTCGCGCAATGGCACGTATGTGAACCAGCATCGCGTGGACAAGACCAAGCTCAACGCCGGCGACACCGTCACGATCGGGTCGGTGCATATGACGCTCGAAGTCGATGGTCAGCCCGCCCCGCCGCCGGCGAAGCGGAACGTCAATCACCCTGACGACAGCGGCGCGCCGCTGGAGCCGATCAGTGCGGTGTGAGCAGGGGATCAGGGATCGTGGGTTGGGGATCAGGGGTTGACAAAGGCAAAAGGCCGTGCTCGAGGTGTGGTAATCGTGCATCGTGCACGGTTTTCCGGGCGTTTTTGTTTAAGCCAGCGCATGAAAAAGGCCCGCGATGCGATGCACCGCGGGCCGACTCCGTTGGGGTGGACTGTGGTGACAGTCCCGTCGGACTGCCTATTGGCACAGTCCCTTCCTACAGCATGCTTCGTTAGACACTGGATCACCTCCTGTTCAGACGGTTTTCACCAGCCGTCGCCCGCCGCCCCTTCGGAAGGTGTTCACATGACCTCACGTGAACAGGGGTTCGGGCCGCCAGTTGATCCATGTCGCGGAACGTCTCCGCGACACCACGCTCGCCGCACATTGATGCGACGCTCGACCGGCTCGATCGGACGGATTCGTCACGGGTTCGCCGCGGCGGCGTCCATCCGATCGCTGACCGGTATAGTGATTATCGACCGGCGATGCGCCGGAGTCAAAATTTTTTATGTGAATACGGCTCTGGGCGATCGACGCGCCGCGTGAGTGTCACGGAACCCGACGGATCGCGACATCTTCGTAAATCAGAAGCGCATCCGCGCATTGCCATTGGTATGGCCTTGAAGCCGACTGACCGTCGCCGGCGCCGGGTTCGGCCGCTTGATGGCACGATCAGCAGCGTGATTGGGCGTGCCGGCCCGATGGCGGGGAGGGGCTCGATCCGTTCGCGCCGTGCGAACGTAGACAATCGCCGATGAACGCACTAAGATGCTCGCATATCGGTTCTAACCGATGACTCCGGGACACTCTTGTGATGAGCGTCCTATCGGCCAGATGAGTGTTTGTGCTGGAGATGGGGGCTCGCGCACACATTTCAATTTGGCCAAGTATTGGCTGGCGTGGTCCACGAGTCGATCACGCCGATCCGGGTAACCGAGGTGCCCGTGCGCCTGACGTTCAGGACTCCGATATGGCCAAGGACAGGACCCGTGGAAGCCGCGACGCCTCCAAGTGGCAACGCCTGCATGATGCGGGCATGAGCGCGGAAGAAATTGCAAAGACATTTGGCGTGGAGACGGAGGCGGTCGTCGATGCCATGCGCGAGTTTAATAAGATCGCGCTGCCATCGACACCGACCGCAGACGCCGCGGCGCGCGGGCCCGCCGGCGCATCGCCGCGCCGACGCGGTCGCCGACCCATCGCCAACGCCGCGATGATCGAAAACTGGAAAAAGAGCTACCAGTCTGGCAAGACGCTCGCGGAAATCGCCCAGGTCGCCGGCGTGAGCGTCCAGACCGTGTCCTACGCTCTTCGCAAACTCGGCGTCACGCCCGGCAAGCGCGGCCGGCCCCCGGGCAGGCCCGGCAAGAAACAACCTATTGAAAATTCCAAGTACGCCCGCATTCTTCCCAAATGGATCGAGTCCTACCAGAACGGTGCATCGGTCAACCAGATCGCCGGCAAATACAAGTTGCATCCCTACAGCGTGCAGTACGCCCTGTCGCGGGCCGGCGTGAATCTCCGCGGCGCCCGGCGCGTCCGCATCACCGAGGCGATGATCCGGGAATGGACGGAACTGTATCACAAGGGCATGGGCTCCCGCGCGATCGCCCGCAAGTACGGCGTGAACGAAACCACCGTCCGCCGCCGCCTCAAGCGCAAGGGCGTCCCCATCCGCTCCAACTCCCTGCGACACAAGCCCTGAAACGACACCATTGGGCTCAATCAGCATTGTTTTACAGAAATACTCCGCGATTCCATCAAGTTGCGCGAACCGGCGATCTTGTCAACAGTTAAATCAGCCGCCCCGAAATATCCAACGTCGCCG
The DNA window shown above is from Planctomycetota bacterium and carries:
- a CDS encoding MMPL family transporter, coding for MNLAEPFIRRPVMTTLVMSAILFFGAMAYQLLPVSDLPNVDFPTLQVDAELPGASPETMASSVSTPLEREFSTIAGLDSMSSTSNLGRASITLQFNLGRNIDAASQDVAAAIARATPRLPSNMPSPPSYKKVNPADQPILYLALTSKTLPLYTLNNYAQIMMSQRISTITGVAQVLLYGPQKYAVRVQVDPRQLASRGIGIDEIAGAIDAGNVNLPTGVLYGRNTAYTVQANGQLKDAAAYGPLIIAYRNGHPVRLDDVGKVIDSVENDKTAAWFNGERSITLAIQRQPGTNTVEVTDKVRALLPIFREQLPASVKLDVIFDRSEAIRDSVADVKFTLVLTLALVVLVIFLFLRNVRATLIPALAIPMSLVGTFALMYALGFSLDNLSLMALTLCIGFVVDDAIVMLENIVRHMENGETLWEASLKGSREVAFTIVSMTLSLAAVFLPVMFMSGIIGRLLNEFAITIGCAILISGFVSLTLTPMLCSRFLKPPPERHNFLFRISEKFFDAMLAVYAWTLRVVLRWRLTTMLVSAIILVWTVHLFIVIPKGFLPSEDTGRIFAITEAAEGIGFDALVEHQLEAEKIWTAEPAVRAILTNVGARGNFGASNGGFYFVTLKPRSERSESVDQMIARLRPKFAKIPGINVYMQNLPPIRIGGNLTKSQYQLVLQSANLDDLYKNAPKMVEALEGIPSVIDPTTDMLIRNPQLEVAINRDKARSLGVSAQQIEKSLAFAYGTQQVSTIFGDDDQYKVILELSPEFQATPDAIQLLYVRNADGKLVPLDALAKVTRSVGPLQITHTGQLPSVTVSFNLKPGYALGDAVEAINRIIPAVLPPTITTSFQGAAEVFQSSLKGLGTLLILTIVVIYIVLGILYESFIHPLTILTGLPFAGFGALVTLMYFGLDLNLYAFVGVIMLVGLVKKNSIMMVDFAIDAARHGETDPRKAIYDACVIRFRPIMMTTFAALMGTLPIAMGIGAGAESRQPLGLAVVGGLVFSQLLTLYVTPVFYLYMESMRGFFARRHARKHPSHASAHEAGEGPMPAVES
- a CDS encoding efflux RND transporter periplasmic adaptor subunit, giving the protein MNVIVQAIRGRAAAVTALLIGMALSIGGCSKEPAQAQGAAPPAPKAPPKMPVRVAQSVKADVPVSVDAIAWVKAFSIITVKPQVSAMALKKHMKPGDHVTVGQVLYTLDARPFEAALAQAQADMERDKALASKARAEADRDKQLVTKNAASEWELEQAVATAKAADAQVAADEAMIHDAQLKIEHCTIKSPIDGYVGPTLTDAGNVVKENDTELIVLRQVQPIYVEMAVPQDRLPAIRAAMDSGNVPVDVTIAGEEDKPEVGRLAFINNTVNEDAGTITLRAVFDNPSLRLWPGLYVQASIHIGTDTGAVLVPDTAIQTGQNGTYVYIVQPDNTVESVPVTIGRQHAGSTVILTGVEPGQTIVTDGQLRLAPGMGIQIITDAKKPADADSGKAAP
- a CDS encoding TetR family transcriptional regulator — its product is MRTLDRAKQTRIIAAATQLFATRRFDQVRLEDVAAMASVGKGTVYLHYKDKEHLYLSLLYEGFSEMVDRLRKRDIPHDGTAAEQLHIVIDELVRFSFAQPGFYELTRRVGVPTGEPKWQRKRRELFELIEQVIRCGIKRGEMHDDKPHLTARYLPSMIRGALLFAPAKLTARALTRHILSMTLHGLCVGAATPTKKPRRPKRRGS
- a CDS encoding FHA domain-containing protein codes for the protein MSKRDPEKSKRDPEKLTHQLHENMQYLYRTYRQLRNRTVRLEEAKAAMENTRRRLLQEQQRLETDWAALQQQQQMLAKTVAQLDTRQSELAATGAQIEERQKELDARAADIEPARAKAAALQAELDEQKKALAEQTHALNEQRETLAEQQRDFATRHADLTARDAELAAERDRLASEQGQVTQTRAELDALRGEIDTDRKSLAELEAALAKQREEIAQSQRAAAERAREQESVIVQQREALEADRKAFDAQSVKLKALMAQLDEERAEMNTLRAEMAERQGALAKREEHLDELIAKQKDQAQQLDQLHHMLEMTVDELEDAKQQLQDTPRPEEDEADKTRAPKPAAPQTWLVMYMANGESRRIPVNKPVMSFGREDICDVRIVLPTVSREHCRIEQHDDGLWLLDTQSRNGTYVNQHRVDKTKLNAGDTVTIGSVHMTLEVDGQPAPPPAKRNVNHPDDSGAPLEPISAV
- a CDS encoding LacI family DNA-binding transcriptional regulator, whose amino-acid sequence is MFVLEMGARAHISIWPSIGWRGPRVDHADPGNRGARAPDVQDSDMAKDRTRGSRDASKWQRLHDAGMSAEEIAKTFGVETEAVVDAMREFNKIALPSTPTADAAARGPAGASPRRRGRRPIANAAMIENWKKSYQSGKTLAEIAQVAGVSVQTVSYALRKLGVTPGKRGRPPGRPGKKQPIENSKYARILPKWIESYQNGASVNQIAGKYKLHPYSVQYALSRAGVNLRGARRVRITEAMIREWTELYHKGMGSRAIARKYGVNETTVRRRLKRKGVPIRSNSLRHKP